One genomic segment of Pandoraea thiooxydans includes these proteins:
- a CDS encoding TonB-dependent siderophore receptor yields MRDNIKMRVISKSCRMFRPTAIALAIAAAQCLLANAAYAQNPQPPQEYHLQRAPLDQTLLLIAKKSGVLISYDPTLVNSLQSSPVNGKFSPVGAIEQALQGTGLELVTTAGGQLTLRRSSQAKVKSAKPTKKPASSAALPEAELPLISVAAQRDSGGTGFVADSSSTFTRTDTPLSETPKSVSVINAAVIQSQSDTSLSEILRNASGVVTRPGPYGVPSYNVRGYAGAPVMSNGLSTQSIDAGPTLTPSIAIASVEVVKGPSAILAGDAPPGGVINIVKKMPQAKPFHEIQAGVGMYGYQQLAFDSTGAITQDKKLRYRFIVSGDKAGQTAMGYDGRRDFYFAPTLQWKDSSTDFTIGYSRTVARQPFPQYTVGFAKGGFIPGYLGYPLGSKEDAFPVKTDEVEAKLEQKFGQYVAFVSHAAYSRSDQLQDGWASVTPISNSNSLTLLGFYSRSIYYNLSMQNYLRVKTSVGRFKSTTLVGMDYSRYRYTQFDTNDFNIFTIPNVFVPAEVPPLNDSLYNDIRGETTNVGLYLQEQANYGRFHILGSLRQDNNLTDALVTGMPPYPGSHQRAVSPSLGVMYQLTSDVAAYVSYNGGFVPGTATTFTGALLPPQRSKQVEAGFKFNLLNDRLFVTTSVYRIGYSNQNVSDPVHRGFSLPAGGAVSRGAEIEVQGQVLPGLNVTAQYAYNNYRQDYNPALKVNLPRNTASMWATYNFQSPNLRGFGVGLGLFFASDQSVGNQGLYNLPSQLETDVGLFYRKKKYGLNLSVKNIFNRNLYYSSVNSTFIPMGPSRTVMLTGTYDF; encoded by the coding sequence ATGAGAGATAACATCAAAATGAGAGTGATTTCAAAATCTTGCCGGATGTTCCGCCCCACGGCCATTGCATTAGCCATTGCGGCGGCACAATGCCTGCTTGCCAACGCCGCTTATGCGCAAAATCCCCAGCCGCCGCAGGAATATCATCTTCAGCGGGCGCCGCTTGATCAGACGTTGCTGTTGATTGCGAAGAAAAGTGGCGTCCTGATTTCGTATGACCCGACGCTGGTCAACTCTCTTCAGTCTTCTCCAGTCAACGGAAAATTCTCGCCAGTGGGGGCTATTGAACAAGCGCTCCAAGGCACGGGGTTGGAACTGGTTACGACCGCTGGCGGACAGTTGACGCTTCGGCGTAGCTCACAAGCCAAAGTGAAATCTGCAAAGCCGACGAAAAAGCCTGCATCATCGGCAGCACTGCCGGAAGCTGAGCTGCCGCTCATTAGCGTGGCAGCGCAGCGTGACTCTGGGGGAACCGGCTTTGTCGCAGACTCATCCAGCACATTCACCCGTACCGATACTCCCTTGAGCGAGACGCCGAAGTCGGTGTCCGTCATCAACGCCGCTGTTATTCAGAGTCAGTCTGACACAAGTCTGTCGGAGATCCTGCGTAACGCGTCGGGGGTTGTGACCCGGCCAGGGCCGTATGGAGTGCCTTCTTACAACGTGCGAGGTTATGCAGGTGCTCCTGTCATGTCTAATGGCCTTAGCACGCAGAGCATCGACGCGGGGCCGACTCTGACACCATCGATTGCTATTGCCAGCGTGGAAGTGGTTAAGGGGCCGTCAGCAATTCTAGCCGGGGACGCCCCCCCGGGGGGCGTGATCAATATTGTTAAGAAGATGCCGCAAGCAAAGCCATTTCACGAAATACAGGCGGGTGTCGGCATGTATGGGTACCAGCAACTGGCATTTGACAGCACGGGCGCAATTACCCAAGACAAAAAGCTGCGCTACCGCTTCATTGTTTCCGGCGACAAAGCAGGCCAAACGGCGATGGGATACGACGGCAGACGCGATTTCTATTTTGCGCCGACGTTGCAGTGGAAAGATAGCTCAACGGATTTCACGATTGGCTATAGTCGAACGGTAGCAAGACAGCCGTTTCCCCAATATACGGTTGGCTTTGCCAAAGGCGGTTTTATTCCAGGCTATCTTGGCTATCCGCTGGGTAGCAAAGAAGACGCTTTCCCCGTCAAAACCGATGAAGTGGAAGCCAAGTTGGAGCAAAAATTTGGGCAGTATGTGGCCTTTGTCAGTCATGCCGCGTACAGTCGCTCTGATCAACTGCAGGACGGATGGGCCTCTGTAACGCCAATTAGCAACTCAAACAGCCTCACGCTTTTGGGTTTCTACTCTAGATCAATCTACTACAACTTGAGCATGCAGAATTACTTGCGTGTCAAGACAAGCGTTGGCCGGTTCAAGTCCACCACGTTGGTTGGAATGGATTATTCAAGATATCGCTACACGCAGTTTGACACGAACGACTTCAATATTTTCACGATCCCCAATGTCTTTGTGCCGGCCGAAGTGCCACCACTCAATGATTCGCTGTACAACGATATTCGGGGCGAGACGACAAATGTCGGCCTGTATCTGCAGGAACAGGCAAACTATGGCCGCTTTCACATTCTCGGGTCGTTGCGTCAGGATAACAACTTAACCGATGCACTAGTCACTGGTATGCCGCCGTATCCTGGCAGTCACCAGAGGGCGGTCAGTCCGAGTTTGGGGGTGATGTATCAATTGACCTCAGATGTGGCGGCTTATGTCAGCTATAACGGCGGATTCGTGCCTGGTACCGCAACCACGTTTACCGGTGCCCTTTTGCCGCCGCAACGTAGCAAACAGGTTGAGGCGGGTTTCAAATTCAATCTGCTCAATGACCGCCTTTTCGTAACGACCTCGGTTTATCGGATTGGTTATTCGAACCAGAATGTCTCTGATCCGGTCCATCGTGGCTTTTCCCTTCCCGCCGGTGGGGCTGTGAGCAGAGGCGCCGAGATCGAAGTGCAAGGGCAAGTGTTGCCGGGCCTGAACGTTACCGCACAATACGCTTATAACAACTATCGGCAGGACTATAACCCCGCCCTGAAGGTTAATTTGCCCAGGAATACGGCCAGCATGTGGGCAACCTATAACTTCCAATCGCCAAATCTGCGCGGCTTTGGGGTTGGTCTCGGGCTTTTCTTCGCGAGTGATCAGTCGGTTGGAAACCAAGGGCTTTATAACCTGCCGAGCCAGCTTGAAACCGATGTCGGCCTCTTCTACCGGAAAAAGAAGTATGGCCTGAATCTCTCGGTCAAAAACATCTTCAATCGAAATCTCTATTACAGCTCTGTTAACTCGACATTCATTCCAATGGGGCCGTCGCGTACCGTGATGCTGACGGGGACGTATGACTTCTAA
- a CDS encoding Lrp/AsnC family transcriptional regulator, whose product MDRTDKRILEILQEDSTCAVADIAERVSLSTTPCWRRIQKLEQEGVIKRRVVLLDPEKLNVDVTVLVEIKTTQHNAAWLKSFRNAIESIPEIVEAYRMSGHIDYLLKVVVPNIGAYDKVYKRLIGTVELHDVSSSFSMEVLKSTTALPLTYSD is encoded by the coding sequence ATCGACCGAACGGACAAACGAATTTTAGAAATTCTCCAGGAAGATAGCACCTGCGCAGTTGCGGACATTGCCGAGCGCGTGAGTCTGTCGACCACACCGTGCTGGCGTCGCATCCAGAAATTGGAGCAAGAGGGCGTGATCAAGCGTCGTGTCGTCCTGCTCGACCCCGAAAAACTCAATGTCGATGTGACGGTGCTGGTCGAGATCAAGACAACGCAGCATAACGCCGCCTGGTTGAAATCTTTTCGCAACGCGATTGAGTCGATCCCGGAAATCGTGGAGGCATACCGGATGAGCGGGCACATCGACTACCTGCTCAAAGTGGTCGTGCCCAATATCGGTGCCTACGACAAAGTCTATAAGCGCCTTATCGGAACAGTGGAATTGCATGACGTGAGCTCAAGCTTTTCGATGGAGGTGCTCAAGTCGACGACGGCACTGCCACTGACTTATTCGGATTAG
- a CDS encoding energy transducer TonB, translating into MTSNVMTASAAKSVTARGNGPINPRGVRRGIWAIVIAVIVLHLLGIYWLVYQSSEVTLSSAGSTSGSRSVAVTLVRRTPTPKPAPPKPVPPVKKPVEKKVVKPVPPKITKVKEPPKLVTQAPSTRTVQAPVPQPVAKPQPVPAPQPTAQAPTPAPAVPQRAGNPTSNQPMLATKTISFNELKQLDCQIPQPVYPRKSKRLDQEGVVVLKVTIGANGHVVAAAVSKSSGFPLLDAAAVDALRVGQCHPYVDGGLPRQVQALQAIAFRLND; encoded by the coding sequence ATGACTTCTAATGTGATGACTGCTTCCGCGGCCAAAAGCGTCACTGCGCGAGGCAACGGCCCAATAAATCCCCGTGGTGTAAGAAGAGGGATTTGGGCGATTGTGATAGCAGTTATCGTCCTGCATTTGCTGGGCATCTATTGGTTGGTTTATCAATCATCGGAAGTCACGCTCAGTTCGGCTGGATCGACTTCGGGCAGCCGATCGGTTGCGGTGACGCTTGTCAGGCGCACGCCAACCCCGAAGCCCGCACCGCCCAAACCGGTTCCCCCTGTCAAAAAGCCCGTTGAGAAGAAAGTGGTCAAGCCTGTGCCGCCCAAGATAACAAAAGTGAAGGAGCCGCCAAAACTGGTAACACAGGCTCCGTCGACTCGCACAGTTCAGGCGCCCGTACCGCAACCGGTCGCGAAGCCTCAACCCGTGCCAGCCCCGCAACCCACAGCGCAAGCGCCCACACCAGCGCCCGCAGTGCCGCAGCGAGCTGGAAACCCCACCAGCAATCAACCGATGCTCGCGACCAAGACGATCAGTTTTAACGAGCTTAAACAGCTTGACTGCCAGATTCCGCAGCCCGTCTACCCACGGAAGTCGAAACGGCTCGATCAGGAGGGTGTCGTCGTACTCAAAGTCACTATTGGCGCCAATGGACACGTAGTTGCCGCCGCAGTCTCAAAGAGCAGCGGGTTTCCGTTGCTGGACGCCGCAGCGGTCGACGCTTTGCGTGTGGGGCAGTGTCATCCCTATGTGGATGGTGGCTTACCGCGTCAGGTTCAGGCGTTGCAGGCTATCGCATTCCGTCTTAACGATTAA
- a CDS encoding MotA/TolQ/ExbB proton channel family protein — translation MQQYGLINVWQSGDWVIRFILVFLFSMSIVSWTVTIAKGFSNRRLKRLGLAAQKRFWAARSIDGGIEALGNDANNPYRNLAIAAREASEQKDQPMLQGDRNGSEWVAYCVRNALDEQVAHLQNGLAVLASIGSTSPFVGLFGTVWGIYHALVAIGVSGQVGLDHVAGPVGEALVTTAIGLFVAIPAVLGYNYVARGNKNVAQKLMRFSYQLHVFHVTGSKSERTQPTAASSAGSADCKRVGALTA, via the coding sequence ATGCAACAGTATGGTTTGATCAATGTTTGGCAATCGGGCGATTGGGTCATCCGATTCATTCTCGTTTTCCTATTCAGCATGTCGATCGTCTCGTGGACGGTCACCATTGCCAAGGGCTTCTCCAATCGGCGCTTGAAGCGGCTTGGCCTGGCGGCGCAAAAGCGGTTCTGGGCGGCACGCTCGATTGACGGCGGTATCGAGGCACTGGGCAACGACGCCAACAACCCCTATCGCAATTTGGCCATCGCGGCCCGCGAGGCGAGCGAGCAGAAGGACCAGCCGATGCTGCAGGGTGATCGCAACGGCAGCGAATGGGTCGCGTATTGCGTCCGCAATGCCCTCGACGAGCAGGTTGCGCATCTGCAAAACGGATTGGCTGTACTCGCGTCGATCGGAAGTACCTCGCCATTCGTCGGGCTGTTCGGCACCGTGTGGGGTATCTACCACGCGCTGGTTGCTATCGGTGTGTCGGGTCAGGTGGGGCTCGACCATGTGGCGGGCCCGGTCGGCGAAGCGCTCGTGACGACGGCCATTGGCCTGTTTGTTGCGATTCCCGCAGTGCTTGGCTACAACTATGTGGCCCGTGGCAATAAGAACGTGGCACAAAAGCTCATGCGCTTCTCATATCAACTGCACGTCTTCCACGTGACCGGCAGCAAATCGGAGAGGACTCAACCGACGGCGGCGTCCAGCGCGGGATCGGCGGATTGCAAGCGAGTTGGTGCGTTGACGGCGTAG
- a CDS encoding ExbD/TolR family protein, giving the protein MAIIMNDSNVESDFVNDINMTPLIDVMLVLLIVFIITLPVINQAVKVTLPQASAQAAKANVKDIDLSITSDGTVSWDRQPVDDSELSARIANAANVADAPAVNIYADENVRYGRVAKVLASVEAGGLTKINFVTDPVKDSK; this is encoded by the coding sequence ATGGCCATCATTATGAATGACTCGAACGTCGAGTCCGACTTCGTCAATGACATCAACATGACGCCGTTGATCGATGTGATGTTGGTGCTGTTGATCGTTTTTATCATCACGTTGCCGGTGATCAATCAGGCAGTGAAGGTGACGCTGCCTCAGGCGAGCGCACAGGCGGCCAAGGCCAACGTCAAGGATATCGATTTGTCGATTACGAGCGACGGAACGGTTTCATGGGATCGCCAACCCGTTGATGACAGCGAGCTCAGTGCCCGTATTGCCAATGCGGCAAATGTCGCGGACGCGCCGGCCGTGAACATATACGCGGACGAAAACGTGAGGTACGGGCGGGTTGCAAAAGTGTTGGCCAGCGTTGAGGCGGGAGGACTCACCAAGATCAACTTTGTCACCGACCCCGTCAAGGATTCGAAATGA